In Candidatus Electrothrix scaldis, the genomic window AACGCTATTGTTGCAGGGTATCATGTACGCGGTAGCGACGAGTTGGTTAACCGAGGTTTCAAGGATTTTGGCCATGAACAACTGCCGTTCACTCGATTCACTCCAAACGCTGCGTGGTATTACATGCTACTGGTCGGCTTTTTTCTTTTTGAATCATTCAAAGAGGATGCAGCTTCTCCCGTAGTTTCAATAACAGCCTATGCATCAACAGTGCGCCGTCAACTGATAGATGTAGCGGGTAAAATTGTCAGGCACAGCGGTCAGGTTGTATTAAAAGTGGCCCGGTGTGCTTTTGAAGGGCTTCAATTAGCCGAAATGTTAAAAAGGTGTATTGAGCCCCCTGTGTTACAACACTAGGTGAGCATCTCTGGCAATTCTCAATTTGAATTCAGACAGGATAAGTGCGCCCAATTTTCATGAAAACTGCGGAAATTGGCCCCAAAACGTAACGGATCTGAAGAAAAGCTATATTCAGAGGTGTTTTTGTTTTCCCCTGAGAACCAATTTTTAAAAAATTGAGCTTTTCTTACCGGAATTGCTTTACCCAGACCATGAATCGCTCAATTTAGGTATCAATAAGTTGCCCTTCATTCGGGTCTTCATACCCTCCTTCAGTCCTTCATTCTCTGCTCTTGATAACAGAGGACAGAGACATATCATATTTTTTATTGACCATAGCCGGTTCCCCCTGTAATTTGTTCATTGCCTGCGGCAAAATCCGTAGGCCGGGTTTGGAAGCCCGATTCTCTAGGCGGACGCACCGCCATTTTTTTATAGTTTGGCGTTTTTTTGCGTCCTGAACATGATGTGCCCTTTCTTTGGGTGGGTCAAGTGTGGGAGTCGCAAGGCTCGCCGGTTCCTAGAGTCCGGTCTTCCAACCCGCTTGATTCCACCCTTTTTGTATTTGGAAGTGCAAGGGGGTGGAGAAATTTATTTCTCTAGGAGTCCCACCATGAAAAACCTCTCAGTACACCCCACCGCCACGAATTCCAGAAAGACCAGTTCAGAAATGCAGGAGGCCGCCGCATGAAGCAAGAAAAGGACAACACGGCCTCCAGAAAAGCAGAACAGGAACAGGCTGAAGATATCCTGCTTGAACTTATCGTTTCTTCCGCTTCTTTGGGATTTATAGGTAGGTTGCTGATTGATGCGGAACGGGTATATGATTCGTAACCGTTCAGACCCCTCTCATTTTTTTACGCAGCAAGAGGCAGAGGAGGTACATCCAGCCCCTGACGCCGAGCCGTGATAACCTCGGCGAGATATTTCCACGGACAGGCGTTGCGCTTCCTACACGTATCAATCACGCTCGCAAGTATGGCGAACACATGACTACCTTGACCATTACGGGTACCGTGGCTTAATTTGCGCGCAATAACCCAATGACGTAACGCTTGCTCCGCCTCATTATTGGTCAGGGGCCACGTCGGATTCGACAACACATGAAAAATCGTGTCCCAGTCGTTGAGAAATTCTCTGGCCAGCTCGCGTGTTTTTTTATGCGTTGAATCCCGATATTTCATGCAGCATTGCTTAAATTCGGCGGCATGCTTCATATACCCCCCAAAGTAGTTGACACTTTTTTTGAATACAGCATGGCGAAGGCGTACCAATGCATTACACCGCTGGAGCTTTCGCAGAGTGGGCTAACGGTTTCTTAGCTGAAAATCAGAAACCGTTGAGGTGTAATTTCAGGCCGCAGCCGAAAAAAAATGAGGATCTTTCTCCTCAAGCAAATCAAACAGCAGCTCCGTCCAGTCCTTATCCTGTTTTTTGCCTGTCAGAATCTCCATCGGGGTTTTATTAGCGCGTTTTCCTGCACGGTACCGTCTGTTATTATGATAAAAAGCGATCAAGTTGAGCATATTCTGATTGACCTGTCCCCGTGAAGTGTTCAGGTACGGACGAATAATGGAGTTGATACACTCCACCATAGCCGAACTCTGCACAATCGCATCCAACTCGCTGTATACACGCTCTTTGATAATCTCGAATTTTTCCTGAAGATACCCTTCGGCAAATTCAAGGCACCTTTGCTCTCTGTCCGCGCATTTTTTACGGCGGTCCGTCTTTTTGGATTTGATTACAGCCTTATGATGTTGCCATGCTAAACAGAGCGATGACAGGGCGTTCTGGTCAATCGCCAGCTTATCAAGCCCTTCTCGTATCTCGCGGGCGACATCGAAATAATTGAGCAGGGTCGGCATGATGCGCCTTATTTTGTTAACGGCATCGTTAATTTTTTCGTGACCAAGGGATGTTATCATCTCAAAAGCCGCCTGAATATTCTCCTCTGCCTGCTGACGATTTCTTAACTCCCCGTTATGGTGAAAAGGCTTCATCTCATTAAGAATACAGCCATAGAGATAGGAGAAACTGTCATAAAGCTCCATAGCCTTTTCTGCCTTGTCACACGCTTGTTCATACTTCCCGGTTCGCTTGCTGACAACGTCTTCCGATTTCGCAGAAAGGATTTTTTCTTTACGATCATATTCATAAGCGATTGCTTTGTAAGCTGATTCTTCAAGACGCTCTAAACGCCCTCCGAGTCGATAGGCAACAGCATGAAATGTATCCGGCTGCCTCATGGCACCTGTAAAAAGATTCTCGTGGGCTGAACAGAGTCCGGAACCTTCGTCGGTAACATAATAAATTGCTTCAAATCCGTTTTTTTTAAGACATAGCCAATGCCTGCTCCATTCTTCGGCACGCCGTTTATCGACCAGTTCGATTTTTAAAATTGCGGAACTGATTGGATCGACAGTGATTAAGATAGGGATGTTGCCGGAAAAAATCTCATCGCTCAAAAAGACAAGCCGTACATTGTCTTCAGTCATGAGTCCAGACGGAACAAGTGAGCCGATATGATTTAAATACTCACTTACAGTGCCTTGTCCGGAAAAACGTTGATTGAGACGCTTCATTATTGTTGAGATGGGGCCTACGCCGCATTTCCCCTCAAGTCGTAACAAAAGCATTACTTCAACAGCGTTTTTTTTGTTCTCACTTTTGATATCAGCTGGTTGCGAAGATTCACCAAACGTGAGTTCGACAATCTCCTCGAAAGTCGCCAGGGTGTCATAAATAAACGTTCTGGAAATATTGTGATATCTGGCCAGCGCGGATATTGCACCCCAATTGCCTAATATTTGAGCGCAAAGTGCCTCGTAAGCAATTTGAAGGCGATCAAAAGTCGTTAAATCAGGGCGGCGAAGAAATTTGTTGCCGAAAATATTGTTCGTGTGATCAAGTGCGGGCACTGCTGGTGTAAGAGGAAACATAAAGCGATCTTGGTTTTAATTAGGCTGAAGATTATCTGCCGTCATATAGCTAAACCAAGCAGGTTGTCGCAACGTTATGAGTAACTTTCTGGAAAAGTGTCAACCGGGATATGAAGCATGCCTAAAGCAGGTAGCAATTGAACTGAAAGACGGGCTGAAAAGGCAGCTATCCATTGAGTTGGCAGTCCTTTGAGTTCTTTTTCTATATCTTCTTTTTCCATATAATACTCTTGATAGTCTGGCAAAAAGTCGAAAAATGCCAAGTCTATAACGGTAACTCAGTGAGTTGCGAAACGATCTTGCCCAAATTTGGACTTTTTGTGAATCCATCACTCTTAGAGTAATGATAAAATAAGATCACACCACCCCGTAATCCCACCACAGAATCAGCTCATCATCATCAACCTTGCCCCAACACCCGCCCGCTGCCGATAAGTATATTCTTTCTTTCTGCAATACCTTCGCCATTCTGAATGGCGAACTTTCAGCAGAGGTTACAGTGTTTCAACGAGTTAATAATTGGCCTGTACATTAAAACACGGTCCGGCATTTGGCGGACAGAGTTTTAATTATTTGCATCTATACTCAGTGAGTTACAGTGACAAAGTACAAACATGTATTACAGGCCAATTAGCAAGCAAGTTGTGGGAAGAACTACTGTGAATTTGATCGATGAATGGCGAAGGTATTGTTTCTGGAGATATATTTTTTATACCTCCAGGTATATTTCTTCTATCTTCTCACCTGAATCCGTGACGCTATAAGTCACACTTTCCCTTCTGAGGGGCCAAAGCTTTTTTTGCCGGGACGGAGGAGCAAAATAACCACGCAGTAGCTAACTTCAGTGGATTTCCGCCGTTAGTTCTTTGAAAAAACGATAAATGTTCAGAAAAGAGACGCACCTCTCTTGTTGTGTGCAAGTGAACTGTCTCCCGGCTTGCCGTCAGAACACGCCTGACAGCCTGTTATACAGTCCGACATAGGACGGATATACGGGACAATGGCAGCTGAAGCGCAATTTGATCCGGTTTCCGGTTTTAATCATACGGGCAGCAACATAAATCAGCTCCTGCAGAACCGTTTTTATACGCCGTCTTTTTTGCAGGGTGCCGAATCGGTGCATTTTTACCAAGCAGGCCAAACTGTCCGATTACCTTAAGGATATTATATGAAAAGACTCCGAGTGTCATAACCAGCGCATTAGTCGCGAATTTACCGCTCGGAAGTCGCTCAAGGTCAAGATTTGTTTTGAATTCACTGTGAAATTGCTCGCTTAACCCGTGATTTTCGTACAGCGCAATGATTTTCTCCGGAGAAAAATTCAGGTCTGTCCACCACCCTTCAATTTTGATATCCGGCTCAAGCAGGAACTGACCGTGTTTGTCAATTGTACGTTCGGTAACACGGATAACCCGGGTAAAATAACGATGTCTTCCCTTATAGTCCCGACGTTTTCGGGTCTTCAACAAAGCGACTCTTTTACCCTTGCGGGGCTCAGTCACTACGCCTTCTTTGAAAGCCCGCTGACAAAGAGGCTTGGTATCCTCCCTTCGAGGGTTCCACTTGATAATGGAAGACACATTGGCCCGGTAACGCAGATCAGCAAGATTATCAACAGCATCATGAGCTGAATCAAGACGAACTAGCAGCTTTTTCCCGGTCAGGATACGTGCCTGCTCAATCACACGCTTCAAAAACGGGAGAAAATTTTCCTGACTATGTTGCGTGCCGGGTCGAAGCTCTGTTTCAAGGCACCAGCCTTCCATGCCGAGATAAGCGGCAATAGGTGAGTAGCCGTCACACCCTTTATATGTGCGTCCAACATGCTCTTTTTTGTCCCGGAATTATCCATGGGAAACACATCTATATCAAGGGGAATGTGACCTGTTCCAAGAGGAGTGACTGGCACTTCGACATTTTTGAGGAATTTTATTGAACATTTTTGAGCCACACCGCGTAACATATCGGCATTCTGATCAAAGCGCTGCCGAAGAGTTTCAGCAGATGGAACCTGCTTGATGCCGAGTGCTTCCTGAAAATAGCTGTCTTCCCGCATGGGTGTCACGGCCTCGTAATCACTTTTGCCGGTGCAGAGCAGGCCGAGGTAACTGCGAAGAAGCTCAGTATCGGGAATCAGCTTATTGTCATTTTCCGATATACGCCTGACTATTCCTGAAAGGTTACTGTAACGGTTGATGCACAATCCGACCAATGCAAGGCCGGAGCAATCAGTGTATATTTCGTCAGAGGACTGTTCAAGAATAAAACGTTTCATTTTTTACCTGCTGGGTTAGATTTTCAGACAGGTGTTTATTATACATTTTATTCTGAAAAATTAATATATTAATTATAAATAGAATGCTTTTTTATTGCATTAGCGTCACGGATTCAGGTTCTCATCTAAAAAATAGATAAGGAAATAGTCAGCAATTATAAATTTGACAACGTACTATTTTATTTAACGAATATGTGTTATTGAAAGGCATGATCAATATCACACGAGTCCTCTGCTTATGCCTTCAGCTACCAACGAATTAACATTCGATACGTTTGTCAATCAGATCCATAGCATATTTGATGAACTCCCGGATTACCGGAAATTCAGCCCAAACCTCACATATTCAATGAAGGATGCGGCGTTAGGTGCGTTTTCCATGTTTTTCAACCAATCCCCATCATTCTTATCTCATCAGCGGGCAATGCAGCAGGCTCACGGGCATAATAATGCTCAAAGTTTGTTCGGAATAACACAAATCATGTCGGACAATCAGACCCGCAATCTTCTTGACACCCTTACTTCTGATAATTTTTATCCAATTTTTTCAGAAACTTTTGATCGGCTTGAAAGTGCTGGACACTTGGATCGTTATAGAGTGCTGGATGATTATTTGTTGGTTCCGATAGATGGTACAGAATTTTTTCGTTCCTCCAAAATACATTGTGAAAACTGTTCCGTTACTCGTAACTCCAACGGAACGGTAAGTTATTCCCATAAGGTTCTTACCCCGGTGGTAGCTGCACCGGACAACAACAAGGTCATCGCTCTGGAACCAGAATTCGTCACCCCTCAGGATGGTTCTGCAAAACAGGATTGCGAGTTGAATGCTGCTAAACGCTGGATTGAACGGAATTCCTCTTTATCCGCTCGAAAAGTTATCATCCTGGGAGACGATTTGTTTTCCAGAGGGCCGTTTTGCAACTTATTATTAGCACACGATTTTCGCTTTATCCTGATTTGCAAACCCTCCTCACATACGACCCTTTACCAATATGTTGCCGAACTTGAAAAGAAAGATGGTATTACAGTAATTTCTCAAAGAAAATGGAACGGAAAATTTCACGAGCTTCATACTTATCGTTATGCTAATAACTTACCCCTAAAGCGGGGGGATGACGCTCCTTTTGTCAATTGGGTTGAGTTGACCGTCATCAACACCAAAACACAAGAGGTTCTGTACAAGAATTCTTTTATCACTGATTTTAAAATAGACAGAACCAATGTTCAATCTATAGTACAAGCCGGAAGAACTCGATGGAAAGTGGAAAATGAAAACAATAATGTCCTCAAAACAAAAGGCTATCATTTAGATCACAATTTCGGACATGGTGATAAATTTCTCTCGAACACCTTGCTGACTCTCAACTTGGTCGCATTTCTGGCCCATACTTTCCTGGAATTTGTTGATAAAAAATACAAAGCCGTCAGATCGGTCTTGTCTGTCCGGAAAACATTTTTTAATGACCTGAAAGCATTAACCAAATATTTATTTTTCAGTAATTGGTCTCAGCTGATAAGTTTTATGTTTGAACAGCTTGAGATTAAAAGGCTATCGACTTGATAATAATAAAATTTAAAATTACTGAGGAAATAGTCCGAATATATCTGCTTGTATATTTTTTCTTTGAAAAGATAGATCAAAAGTCCCACAGTATACCAGACCGGGCTGATATATCCCACTTTTCCAGTGCAAACAAGCTATCGTAAAACCTCCCTTCACTCAACCATAATTCCCCCCTCCATGCTTGCAATTTCCTGATAAGTGCTCTAATAATTTACTTTCAAGGAGCAATTATTTCCCCCTGGAAAAACATCTCCCCAGAACAGCAAACCGGCATTATTACCCTGCGCACCACGCGACAACACACAGGAATGGTTAACATCAAGACATTACAGGATATCAGCATCCTCTCGGAAAGCGTTGAGCTTGAATGCAAACTGGCTGCTGGCCGCGACGGCAAAGGACAGCTACCCAAAGATTTCTGGCCCACCTACAGCAGTTTTGCCAATACCCGAGGTGGGGTCATCCTGCTGGGGGTAAAGGAGAAAAAAAGGAGGTTCTCATTGCACGGGGTTGCAGAACCGCAACGGCTGGTTACCAGCCTGTTCAATCACCTCAATAATCCGCAAAAGGTCAGCGTTAATCTACTGACAGATGAGGATGTTCAGGTCATCACCATTGAAGAACGCCAATTGGTTCTGATTCAGGTTCCAGCAGCCTCACGCCAGAACAAACCGGTCTTTCTCAACGGTAATCCTTTGCAAGGAAACACCTTCCGCCGCCTCCATGAAGGGGATCGCCCCTGTGACGATGCCACTGTCAAAAGAATGTTGGCAGAACAAGTGGAAGACAGTCGGGACAGAAAAATACTGTCCGGCTTTGACCTGCATGACATAGATATTGAGAGCCTGCACAGGTATCGTCAAATGCTCTCCTCTCTTCGCCCGGACCATCCCTGGAATGCCCTGCCTGACCAGGAGTTTCTCCGCGTCCAGGGTGGGTTTCGTCAGGACCGGCAATCAGGAGAAAAAGGGCTGACCTTGGCTGGTCTGCTCATGTTCGGGCAATGGCCCTCCATTCAGGAGGCTGTTCCTGATTATTTTATCGACTATCAGGAACAAGGGGAGGACAAAGGTTCGCATACCCGCTGGCTCGACAGAGTCATCCCGGACGGCACTTGGTCCGGTAATATTTTTGATTTTTTCCTGAGGATATCCCGCAAGCTGACAGCGGACCTTAAAGTACCCTTTCTCCTCAAAGGTCATGTTCGTCAGGACGACACCCTGCTCCATCGGGCCTTACGGGAGGCCTTGGTCAACACCTTGGTCCATGCAGATTACAGCGACCGGGCATCTATTCTCATCAAGAAAGACCCTGAAGGCTTTCTCTTCCGCAATCCCGGCCTGATGCGGGTGCCAACAGAGCAGGCCCTGCGAGGCGGAGAAAGCGATTGCCGCAACCAAACCCTCCATCAACTTTTTCTCATGATCAATCTCGGAGAACGGGCTGGTTCCGGTCTACCAAAAATTCGCCAAGGATGGGAAAGTAACGGTGGAACCCTTTGTCTTTTCGATACATTCACCCCCTACGACCAAACCAGACTGGAAATGCTCTGGCGTAAAAGTGAAGAGGAAAAAGGCAAAACGCCGGGGAAACGCTGGGAAAACGCCGGGGAAACGCTGGGAAAAACAGCCGAAGAGATCCTCCAGTTTCTCACAGCAACACCTACCATGACCATTCCAGAGTTGGCAGCCCTTTTGAACCGCTCAGAAAGCGCTATTGAACGAGCCATCCGCAAATTACGTCAGGCGGAAAAACTGAAAAGGATTGGCCCTGCCAAAGGAGGCTTTTGGCAAGTTCCTTAACTTCAGCTCTACATAGCTCAGCGATCCATATCAATTTTTTCCCAATCTTCAACCACAGAAAAACTATGTCAACAGAACGTAATAATGAACTCGGCACCACCGAGGTGCTATGGAATCTCACCGACCTCTATGAATGCCTGGACGACGAGATGATCCAGGAAGACCTGGACTTCTGCCACCAGGAGGCAGATCTCCTCCAGGAAAACCAGGGCAAACTGACAGAGCTGGAACCAGCGACTTTCGCCCGTACGGTCCGGCGGCTGGAACGCATCCAGGCCAATCTGGGCCGGATCGAAACCTATGCCTTTCTCAACTTTGCCACCCAGGTAAAAAACGCCGAGGCAGGTTCCTTCCTGCAAAAGATCAAAGAGGAAGGCAGCAAGCTCAACAAAAAATTGGTCTTCTTTAATCTGGAATGGGCCAAGCTGGACCAGGAAACAGCAGAGAACCTGCTCGCCAACGAGGAGGTCGCGACCTATGGTCATTTTCTCCGTAACCTTCGCCGCTACGCTGATCATCTGCTTTCTGAGGCCGAAGAAAGCCTGCTGGTGGAATTCGAACCTGTGGGTATAGAAAGCTGGCTCAACCTCTTTGAAAAGGTGCTGGGCTATCTGGAATTCGGGGAAGACAAACGCGGTGAGGAAGAGGTGCTCTCTGACCTCTATTCCAACGACCGGGAAGTGCGGCGCAAGGCGGCCCAGGAACTGACTGAGGGTCTGCAAAGCCAGCTCCATATCCTTACCCATATCTTTAACACCATTCTGGCGGAAAAAATGATCAGCGACCGCCTGCGCAACTATCCCTCCTGGATCAGGACCCGCAACCTGTCCAACGAGCTGGAAGATGTCACCGTGGAGGCCTTGGTCACCGCTTCAGTGGACCGCTACGATCTGGTGCAACGCTATTACCGCCTGAAAAAGGAACTTCTGGGCCTGGATGAGTTGCAGGATTATGACCGCTACGCCCCCTTGCCCTCGCTGCCGGATCAGCAGATCTCCTGGCAGGAATGTCAGGACATGGTCCTGGAGGGATTTCGTGGTTTCTCACCCGAGCTGGCCGATATTGCCGAACTCTTTTTCACGAAAAACTGGATCCATGCCCCCCTGCTGGACGGCAAACGAGGCGGGGCCTTTGCTCATCCTGCGGTGCCGGACGCTCATCCCTATGTGTTGGTCAATTACACCGGTAATCTGCGCGATGTCTCCACCGTGGCCCATGAGCTGGGACATGGGGTCCACCAGTACCTTGCCAAAGAACAGGGCTATTATAACAGCAACACCACCTTGGTCCTGGCCGAGACCGCCTCGGTCTTTGCCGAGCTACTCATCTTCCATCGTCAACTGGACATCCTTGAAGATCCGGCCCAGCGCCGCGCTTTTACCTGCCAGAAGCTGGAGTCTATCTTTGCCACGGTCTTTCGTCAGATCTCCATGAACCAGTTTGAGGAGATGATCCACATTAGTCGCAGAGAACTTGGGGAACTCTCCACTGAGGATCTGTCTGACCTTTGGATGATAAGTCAGGAAACCATGTTTGATGATTCGGTCAACCTGGGTGAGCAATACCGGATTTGGTGGTCCTATATCCCTCATTTTCTCCACACACCGGGCTATGTTTACTCTTATGCCTTTGGCGAGCTGCTGGTCCTGGCCCTCTATCGGATCTACCAGACAGAAGGGGCAGATTCCTTTGTGCCTAAATACATCCAGCTGCTCTCCCAGGGGGGTAAGCAGTCCCCCTATGAACTGCTCAAGCCCTTTGACATCGATCTGAACGACCCGGCCTTCTGGCAAGGTGGACTGGCCGTGATTGAAGAAATGTTAGTCAGTGTGGAAAAAGGGTAATTTTTCTCTTCAATAGAATCTCTCTATCATAGTATACTTAAAGAATAAGTTTGATTTTGCCTATTGCAGAGAAAAAATATACTTCTATCAGGGAGGGATGCCCCTTGCCATCCCTCCTGATCCCCCTGTAACATGGCAGTTCCCTGTTGACTTTTCCCCTGCCATGCTTCTACAAAAAAGAGGGTAAAGGTTTTGACAAAACCTCGTGCCTGTCATCTGTCCTGTGAACAGACAAATCCTCAGGGCGCGAGAAACAGGTACAAAATACAAAAAACAGCAGGCAGGAAGGAATCGCGATGAAAAAATACGAAGTGCTCCGCCGTATTCAAGAAGCCGCTGCAACCGGGAAAAAAAACCTTGATCTTCGAGGATGCTGGCTGCGGGAATTACCACCGGAAATTGGCCAGCTCACCAATCTGGTCCACCTGGACCTCAGCTTCAACAGTCTAACCCAACTCCCTAAGGAATTCTGCCGCCTGAGCAAACTGGCTGAGCTTGATCTCAGCGATAATCGTTTGGTTGACCCCTTCCCTATTATCCGCTATCTGCGCAACCTGACCAGTCTTGACCTCAGCAGCAACCAGCTTCACAAGCTGCCCCCAGAAACCGGACAACTTACCGGACTCACTCATCTGGACCTACGCGATAATCGCCTTGGTGAACTCCCGGCAGAGATCAGCAAACTGAAACGCATCACCATCCTGGGGCTCAGCGGCAACCAACTCACTGAGCTGCCCCTGGAGATCGGTAATCTCCGTGCGCTGACCATCATGGATCTCAGCTTTAATCGTCTCCAGCGCCTGCCCTCAACGTTCAGCAATCTACACACCCTCATTCACCTGGATCTCAGTGATAACCGTTTTACCGAACTGCCTGAAGAGCTGCTCCGCCTCACCGGCCTCAGCAATCTGGACCTACGCGGTAATCGGCTAGTCAAGCTACCCCAGGAGATGACCCAGCTCAGCAAATTAAGCACCCTGGACCTCAGCGATAACCAACTCAACAGCCTGCCACCCCGCATTGTTGAACTGACTTCGCTGGATAGCGTTTACTTGGAAGATAACCCCCTCACCTCACCGCCCCTGGAAATAGCCAGACTGGGCTTCCCGGCAATACAGCAATACTTTGCCTCCTTGGAAAAGGAGAGTCAGATTCTGGAAGAGGTGCGGGTTATCCTGCTCGGCGAGGGAGGGTCTGGCAAAACCTCCCTCACCCGTTATCTCCTTGATGAGGCTTTTCAGCAGGACGAAGCGCCTACCAACGGAATCAGCATTAAAGAGCAGCTGATTCAGGGAGAGGAAAAACAGGTCAAGATCAATATCTGGGATTTCGGTGGTCAGGAAATCATGAACACGGCCCACCAGCTCTTTCTCTCTCCCCGCAGTCTCTATATCCTGGTGCTGGACGGGGAACGGGATGAGAACCTGGAGTACTGGCTCCGTCATATCGAGAGTTTTAGT contains:
- a CDS encoding transposase; amino-acid sequence: MVRLRHAVFKKSVNYFGGYMKHAAEFKQCCMKYRDSTHKKTRELAREFLNDWDTIFHVLSNPTWPLTNNEAEQALRHWVIARKLSHGTRNGQGSHVFAILASVIDTCRKRNACPWKYLAEVITARRQGLDVPPLPLAA
- a CDS encoding putative DNA binding domain-containing protein, with translation MVNIKTLQDISILSESVELECKLAAGRDGKGQLPKDFWPTYSSFANTRGGVILLGVKEKKRRFSLHGVAEPQRLVTSLFNHLNNPQKVSVNLLTDEDVQVITIEERQLVLIQVPAASRQNKPVFLNGNPLQGNTFRRLHEGDRPCDDATVKRMLAEQVEDSRDRKILSGFDLHDIDIESLHRYRQMLSSLRPDHPWNALPDQEFLRVQGGFRQDRQSGEKGLTLAGLLMFGQWPSIQEAVPDYFIDYQEQGEDKGSHTRWLDRVIPDGTWSGNIFDFFLRISRKLTADLKVPFLLKGHVRQDDTLLHRALREALVNTLVHADYSDRASILIKKDPEGFLFRNPGLMRVPTEQALRGGESDCRNQTLHQLFLMINLGERAGSGLPKIRQGWESNGGTLCLFDTFTPYDQTRLEMLWRKSEEEKGKTPGKRWENAGETLGKTAEEILQFLTATPTMTIPELAALLNRSESAIERAIRKLRQAEKLKRIGPAKGGFWQVP
- a CDS encoding M3 family oligoendopeptidase: MSTERNNELGTTEVLWNLTDLYECLDDEMIQEDLDFCHQEADLLQENQGKLTELEPATFARTVRRLERIQANLGRIETYAFLNFATQVKNAEAGSFLQKIKEEGSKLNKKLVFFNLEWAKLDQETAENLLANEEVATYGHFLRNLRRYADHLLSEAEESLLVEFEPVGIESWLNLFEKVLGYLEFGEDKRGEEEVLSDLYSNDREVRRKAAQELTEGLQSQLHILTHIFNTILAEKMISDRLRNYPSWIRTRNLSNELEDVTVEALVTASVDRYDLVQRYYRLKKELLGLDELQDYDRYAPLPSLPDQQISWQECQDMVLEGFRGFSPELADIAELFFTKNWIHAPLLDGKRGGAFAHPAVPDAHPYVLVNYTGNLRDVSTVAHELGHGVHQYLAKEQGYYNSNTTLVLAETASVFAELLIFHRQLDILEDPAQRRAFTCQKLESIFATVFRQISMNQFEEMIHISRRELGELSTEDLSDLWMISQETMFDDSVNLGEQYRIWWSYIPHFLHTPGYVYSYAFGELLVLALYRIYQTEGADSFVPKYIQLLSQGGKQSPYELLKPFDIDLNDPAFWQGGLAVIEEMLVSVEKG